A stretch of DNA from Juglans microcarpa x Juglans regia isolate MS1-56 chromosome 5D, Jm3101_v1.0, whole genome shotgun sequence:
TCCTCGCGATGAAAAACTCATTCGGTGTAGTTTTGATCAATTCTTATGATGAATAAGTGTCTTTGCACCAAGTCTATAAGGTGGAAAAAGTTATTACGACAGTTACAACAAGGATACCTAATATTGTTTATTGTTGCATGAGCTTGAGCCACTATAATGAATTGACTTAACCCTTCTCGATATTCTACGGTCCTAAATCAGTCGATAATACGCATCCAGCTTTTGTCCATGTCAAAGTCACTGTAAGATGAAAATATGGGAGTTGGATAGTTGTCTATTGAAACTAAAGAAATATCATGTCAAAGTTGGTAATTGAGCAACTATGAGATCGATGATATGGTTTTGATGAGCAACTATAAAACCCATTGCATGAAAGGAAGAATGAGGAAGTGTTGGGGAGCATATCAAGAAGAGtaagaaaatgtttaaacaACTTCATCATATACAACTAACTAAAAGAAAAGtatctttcaaaaatatttttcctacaCATCATAGAAAATTTTATCCTACTAGTGGAGATGAGAAGAAAGAACTTTTAAATTTGTGAAAAGGGGTGGTGGGGTGTTTGCAATAAAAAAATGACGACCACCCAAGTGGTTTGAATCAAGTTAATAACATTTGTTAATCGACCATTGATGCACTAGATAAATATCCATAATTCTTTTAACTAAAGCTTCcaaacatataaattttttatttgatttccaCCGTtaaaatatgcaatgcatgtgATTTCAACCATCAATGATTCCTGACCACTTAACAAAAACTGAACAtgttttttaacaaaaactaaaagtcatttacactatacttataaaaaataaaacactcaTTTACACAATAAGATTTCTTCGActctatttaatattaaaggcatctaacataataataaaaaagttaatattGGGTTGATCGACTCCATATTAACCAAATAAGATAAAACCCACATACATGAACTCCCACATATATGAAGGCCCAAAACAACATTCGACAATCCTCCGAAAACTCCCAAAGTAATTATAAATCACCATCTAAAACTGATTAAAACCAATCATTCAGCATGAAAATGGTTCGTATCGTAGATAAAGCATTGCAATTTGTAATAGATTCACAATTAGGTTAACTAGTATttgaatgttttgttttaaactgACTTTACCTTTCAATTGCCAATGAAGAAAAAAACCTAACTAAATACAAATACCCAAAACAGATAGagataaaatcaaaatgagGGAGATAACTACCACACAGATTGAAAGGAGAGGAGATAACTTGTTGAAATATAGACCGCGTGGAGTAGGTGGTGCATGACGGTGGAGCACGATGGGTTAGCCTTGATCgcagaggaagagagagggactgAATGAAagttatagagagagagagagggagagatagagagagagaaacagacggtgaaagataaagagagagatagaagagACTTATTGGCTAGGCGAGGAGGAGTGGAGAGACGGCATGCAAGAGGTTGATGGTGTCAGGAGTGGAAGTCAACGGGTTGCGGTGAAGACAGAGAGTATCAGTGCgcacaaagaaaaataatcgaAATTGTGAAGAGACATTTATATATTTCCGTCAATTGGGATCCGGTGATTTAATGCGGCGTTAGACAAGTCAATGCAAAAGGACAATAACCTGTTAATTATGTACAGTTCACGCTTTATTTATTACTGATAAGGTTAAGAGGCCGCAATAGGTACTTGTTGTGGCGAATTTCTCAGTCGCCACAAAAAAAAGTAGCTACAGTAAAACTTGATCTGGTACATCCAAAATTTGCTCATCCCAGATATTTTTGgcaacaaaaactgtttttattTGTAATGAACCATCTATCTAAAGTCTAAGCTAACAACCAAAATCCCAAATAACAACTAACAAATAAGATCAACTATGAGTGATGTCTATAATCCAATCATTTATtactcaacaaataaattacaaataagaaACACAACCAGCCGCCACTCAAAATACAAGCCAAAATATTGTTCTCAACTACAACATCAATCGACAAAACTAAAATACAAATTGAAATCAATTACAttataaacaatataaaaaataaaatcaattaactaattacactagacttatttctatactagtatctaacttttttctatattttttatgcatggcagtgatactatatataatgttaacatgtacaaaattgttaatctatttatataatagtattggtatattattttctaataattagctcatattattataacattgattttaactatataagttttagttatataactatataaatatactagtatatatgataaatatataaataatttttatatatttttataacatatgtatgATATTAGAGTCGAAGGATATTCGGAGTCAGATTGGAGCAAAGTTGGAATCAGTTAGACGACACCTCCTACTCTGACTCCAActagaaaactaaaaaataaaatccatcaaATTCAGAGTCGGATTTTCAAATAGAGGGATCAATTTCTAAATAGCTCATAGTACTATAGGATgttatttctataaaaagacATTGTACAAGAAACTTATCGTAAGTTGGTCATAACACTGGGTGATAGATTAAATTTACCTAATATATAATCACACAATtccttttataattatattcataatcatattttaagatggggattttataaaataattataaaaatattgttataaaattagcaatgttcatgatttttgattttataattttcagccaTGAAACATCATGGCCACTTTCTACATAATAGGCAATCAGTATTTCCCATAACTAATGTTTATAGAAATTCTCTTTTCCGACTAATATTGGTAATGGAAACTGACTTTTCCTGACTGTCTAAGTATTCTTGGTGGTTGGTGAGAAATAGTAATTTCCACCAAAATTGATCATGCTAAAAAATCTATTACTATGAAGAAAGTACACGAGTATATCAGTCCATATTTTCCACGAAGAAGTTTCATCGGCAAAGCATTTTTGCCACCACCTCCTTCCATGGAGAACTGTATTATTTCTCACCACAAGGTACTAGATGAGACATTATTTGGGATGATATATGGATGCTTTCTTTGCCAATGATGTCGTGGAAAAAAGAAGGTTTTTTCTATGAACTATCGGTGTAGTGGAGAAAGAATCTTTTCTCACCAATTATATGCCACGAGTCTCTCCATGATCCCAATTagtgggaaaaacttttttGTTACTAAGGGTCCACCTTTTCCAACCACAGTcacttctgaaaaaaaaaaaaaaaaaacagtatttATTGTAGTGATCCCTCAATGCATTGAGAAATTGAGAAAAGAGCATATGGATTGATTGCACGGATGGCTATCATGTATAAGATGCCATTTCTAAATATCGAGGGCCAAGGgtttcttaattaaattcataaacttgAGTCTCAATTTCTCATGCCTTTCTGTATACATTCATGAAAGAATGCTTAGAGATACATGCAAAGGAGGACGGTAGGAAGGAAATGTTAAACGCTAGTGCTTAAAGAGTTTCTATTACCATCAATTCGTGGATGTACATTCAGCCTTTGAATTATCTTTGCAACACATCCCATTTCATTCACAATGATTGGATACTGCATAGACAAATTATCTACTTCCGACAAATCCAAAATCATAAAGGAGTAACTATTACAAAGGAGTTGGATGATTGCATGACCGATTTGGAAATCAAGAGATTTCTTGTAAGTTGTAATCACGGTTGACAATGTGTGCTAATATTAGCACTACATGCAAGGATGGTTGGAGTTTGTGAAGTGTAGATACAATTCATATACTTAAAAGTATTGTGCTCATACTCTCAACTTCAATGTCAGTCCATCAAAGgccaaaatattatgaagtatATGACATCTTGTGGTAATATGTTATGTTTGGATGTTCTTACCCAATAGAATTCGATAAATATTGCCAAGAGCCTTTGTATCAATTGGCAATACCTTGATTTTTCACTAACAGAACTAAGGATCGAATTCTCCCCTCccggtgtatatatataataaaaaaaaattgatatatacTCCATTGGAATCAATTTAAAAGGAATATGGACATTTTTATCATAGCATGTATAAAGACACCGGGAGTTGATAAAGATGTCCATCTTTCTCTTGAAGTTGCTTTATGATATCACTATTTCCATCTTTGATCAATTGTATTGTGCTTCAAACTTTATATTTAATGGAGCTGAGATTAATTTATTAGCATTTGCAAAGAGGCTGTAAAAGTAGTGACAAGCTGTCAAGGGATATGACTATAATGATAAATCCAACTATGATATTATTTGTGTTGTGAGTCTTGACCCCCGATATAAATTTGTGTTTTTAGACTTTTAAATTAGAAATATCATTGACAATTAATAACGTTAAAAACTTATAACGACAGTATAATGTCATTGGTGGGTCTTCAAGCATACACATAAGCCTCCTTAAGTGTTATATGAATTTATCGCTCAAATAGACTACTAGACTTTGTACTACAatgtcatattaaaaaaaaaaaaaaaaaaacataatgtaAAACTCATTTTCCACTCTTATTATcagtattattactttttatcttgATAGTAAGCATCTGAAGAATGATTTACTGATTACAAACAATTATCAAGTCCCTTAACAAAACCTCAAAATGTACCATTCAATTCATTACCAAACAGTATTGTTATCAGAAATTTCGATCAATCTCCCTTATTTctaaaatcataatttcatttctatTCTAATGTACCTAAGAAATATCACAACTCACAATTAATAGTCCTTGTTTTATAATCATTGGAGAAATGGATCCAAAGAGAAGATGCCTTGATTGAGAAAcgttaaatgagttttatgttttgattttaataTGACCTGACACTGCCACATGGTAATGTTAGATTAAGTGCCACGTACTTGAGTTTGGATTTAAGCAAAAACACTAGAGAAGAAACAAAGGGGATCATCATCAACATTGATGGCATAAGGGGCACCAACTCCTATGAGAAATACTTAGGCCTACGAGCTCTCATTGGAAGGTCTCGAGCTCATTCTTTTAAAGGTATCATAGACAAGGTGCAAGCTGTGAGCATCTCTAATTGGAAGAACAAGTTTCTTTCCCAAGCAGGAAAATAAATTCTCATTAAAGCCATCATCCAGGCCATCCCTACCTATAACATGTGCATTTTCAAATTACCTAAGTAACTTGGCCTAGAATTGAACAAATTGGTAAGAAGTTTCTGGTGGGGGCAACAAGCTCAGGAACTCAAGATACACTAGATACATTAGAATCAAATGAAGAAAGCCAAGTGCCAAGGTGGGCTGGGATTAAGAGATTTTGCAAATTTCAACTTAGCTCTACTAGTTAGACAAGGTTGGAGAATTGTCTCTAAACTTGATTCACTTGCTGCACGGGTCTTAAAGGAGAAATACTTTCATAATAGCTCCTTCCTCTCTGCTAAGCTAGGCTAGAACTCTTCATACCTTTGGTAAAGCTTCCTAGCTGCTAGATATCTCCTCAATAAGGGCCTATTATGGAGAATTTGAGATGGGGAATCTATTGACATCTAGAATGGCAAATGGCTTCCTAGGCAGTCCTCTTACAAGCCTCAAAGCTCTATCAGGTTTATGCAAGCTGATACAAAAGTCTCATTTCCTATCGACCATTCAATTAACTAGTGGAAATGAGACTTGGTTTCTTTTGTGTTCACTACGGAGGAAGCAGACCTCATCAAAACCCTACCTCTCAGCCCCTATCCTAAACCTAATAGTTATATTCTAAGAAATCCAAAGAAACACATTATagggtttggatagtgagttggagatgagttaagatgaaagttgaaagttaaattaaatattgttagaatattattttttgatatgattattattttagaatttgaaaaagttgaattgtttattatattgtgtacaaatttgaaaaaattgtaatgattaaatgagatgaaatgagataagttgagatcaactctgaatccaaaattttcaaactaatcattacaattttcttaaactttcaaacaaaaaataaaaaatagttcaagtttttcaaatctccaaataaaaataatattataaaaatatattttaacaatattttaactttataatattttatattcaactttttttctcttatttcgcaaaatccaaaaatcactcaactcaaactatctcactattattcacaaactatcttacttactatttagaaaattctcatatcatcttatcttactctCCAAATGAACATAGGACGAcaataaacatcatttttcatttcctaGGCCGACAGTAATTGATTAAAAAGTAAAGAACCCTACAACAAGAGCAAAACACCATCCCACAACCTCCTAATCCAAAGGCTCATTCTTGAAAGTAGAGTGGATTGAAACAATGCTACgccattatttttctttcccagTGACTGGCTGAAGTGATTAGAAGTTAAATCCAAAAGTAGAGTCGATTGAAACAATGCTGCAAACTAAGGAACAGTCATATGAGACTAATACACTGCGTATACCTTGTATGATTGAAGACAGACGTTAAGAAGATTAAGGGAAAACCTTGAAAGCATCCTCATCAGAAAGAAGACTATCCAGGTCCACATAGGGAAGAATAAAGCTGGGGTTAACACCAAACCGTGATGCTCTTATTTCTTCTTGTATTGacaaaaaaaacaccaaaatcatATAGCACGGGAAGTTTAATATGGAGTGTCCTTTATGCAGAGTCCAATCTCTGTTATTCCCATGAACGTCCTTGACCTCTCCATGGCTTTATGGTACCacatctacatttttttttttttttttcaaattgtacgTTGGTAACCAGATGAATTTCAAAGCATCAAGGTGATGTGGTGTTATTCCCCTTAGAAAAAGATCTAGATAAAggttctgaatatggttctatTAGAGACATCACGACAAATTCTTTGCCGTCAACTCAATGCAAAACTCAAATCCTATAGTAAGACATACTCTTCAAAGATGATCACAAATTGCCTTTGTGAAGTCACTAGTAGATGAACTACCACCAAGGTCAGCTGTTCGGTACTTCCCTTCTGCAATTGTGTCGAGGATAGCATTTTGGATCTGATCAGCTTTATCATGGAGATTGAGATGGTGCAGCATTGAGACACCACTAAGCAGCAAAGCAGTTGGATTCGCCAAATTCTATATAAACTCAACCACAACAAATATAACTGAGTTTCACACATTTTGTTTTCATAGGAAGTATGCTTAAAGAAACACAGAGTTACAAGTGTGGAAGCACAAGGGACGTTTTAGAGGGCGGaagggaaggggggggggggggggggggggggggggggggggggggggtaggaAGCAATTAACAGAAGGAGaaagttgcaaaaaaaaaattgtagtctATAATCCTCTCCTAAAACCATCTTCTCTAGGCCATGTGTCATTAATTGCTGGCACTTTGACGAAGTGCTATGGTAAAAAGACTCAGTTAAAGCTTGTCTAAAAGGCTAACTAAAAATGCAACACTTCGTACTAGTGTCCCATATCACCGATGGTCTAGAATAAAAATGACAACAGTTTTCAAGTGATTTCCCCAGACAGAAAATCCCAACTGGAACTGTATAAGATCAAGAGAACATCCGTTGAAGGTCTtagtattactattattattatttgtagaaTGGGCATCAAAGTGGAATAGTCTGCCACCACTTTTTGACTGCTTTAGAAGCCTGTTCAGGTTCTATTCCCTCAAAAAAATCATCCTGAAAATTCTACTATTCTAGCGGTTGGGtcaagtggtaaagaccttGGGCTTAtgggtatgctccccctaggtctaaggttcaaatcctcttgggtgcaaacaatctctaggggccatcggactaagggattttccccttgaattacccgagatgcatttgcgggaaactccttgccggaGCTTGTGCACCCTCGAGATTAGTCAGGACGTTGTTCCtaacacccggtgccaataaaaaaaaaaaatactctgtTTATAAAAGTCCAAGAAAACTTATTTGTGTCTGTATGGTAATATAGGATGAACACAAACTGCATAATGTCTTGaacctagagagagagagagagggggggggggtatcCTTCTTCCTATAGGAAACTTATGTTTCATGCTAATCCTCCGAgcaaggccaaaaaaaaaaacatttaatatcagCAGGGACAGGAGAAAGGGGAAGATCTAGCAcgatttttaaaatgagaagGCATATAAATGGCTATACATGATTACATACCAAGGAGCTATGGGAAACACAAAAGTCATAAATCACTTTTGAGGTCTAACCTTTCCAGCAATATCAGGTGCTGAACCATGTACAGCTTCAGCGAGGGCAATTCCTCCCTCGCCAATATTGCAGCTGCAAATTAAGTCATAATGTCAGATGATCTAGTTATAGATGATTGGAGATGTCTACAGGAACGTACAAACCTTGGTGTTAAGCCTAATCCCCCTACCAACCCAGCACAAAGGTCACTGATAATGTCACCATATAGATTAGGCATCACCAATACATCAAAAAGAGCTGGATTCTTCACAAGCTGAGCATTTAAAAACCAGAGGTCAGTGCATAAAGTTGCATGCTGGAAGAAATGCAATTTCACAGCATGccttaaaagttaaaatggttttatttattaagataGGCCATTGCAAGAAAGGAAACCCATATGCACATGCATCAAATTGAATGACTATAGAGAGACTCATATCTATACCATCATACAGCAATTGTCAATAACAACTTCCTCGTATTTAATCTCAGGGTACTTCTCTGCAACCTCACGACAACACTGCAAGCAAAGCCAACTGAAGTCAAGATGATGTTATTAGGCTAAACAATCTAGAATCTCTAATCCATGCATCTACTAGTGCAGACCTTTAGAAAAAGACCATCAGTTTTCTGCATAATGTTCGCTTTGTGTATTGCAgacactctctctcttccatgGGTCTTGGCATAGTGAAAAGCATATTCAGCCACCCTCAAACTGGCCTGTCGAGTAATGATCTTGAGGCTTTCAACCACACCTCTGACCACCTAGCATCAAAAGTAGGGAACAAGTTCAGATTCACGCACATCTAATATTGCCAACATTCATCTGTATATATCAAAGTGCACTTACTTGATGTTCAAGTCCGCTGTACTCCCCTTCTGTGTTTTCACGGATAGTGATAAGATTTACATCATCATACCGAGTTTTATAGCCAGGGAGGCTGGAGCAAGGCCGAACATTAGCATATAAATTTAATTCTTTCCTTAGAGTAAGATTCAAAGAACGATGACCTTTTCCAATGGGTGTGGCCATAGGCCCTTTCAAGCCTACCCCATTTCGCCGTACAGATTCTAAGCTTTCCCATGTTAGGAAACTTTGAGTTCTAGGATCTATTTGGTCCCCAACGTAGTGCTCTTCCCATTCAATTGGAACATCAGCTGCTTTAAATATCTGTGTAAATTTGTGCGATGAAACTAATCTGAACATGACTATATTAGACAAATGATGACAGTATCATCGGTAAAATATTGGTATCTCACATTCTTGGAGACTCAAACATTCAGATGCAAGTAACACATATTCTTCAGCAATATATGCAAGTTAAGGCATTTTGAAAACAACTATCAACATAGAATTCCATATCTAATATGACCTGTTCAAATTTTGGGATATAGTAGCAAAAATAGAACATAAATCTATAAAAAGGCCAAaatattagaaagaaaaaaggagcaCAGAACCAACCCTGAacattcaaaacaaagaaagaaacgGTGAAGATAAGAGGGCCCAATAAAATATGATCATTCATATCCCTCgcaaatgaaaacaaaaaccaaataaGTGCTCAATAAAACATCACCATTCCCAAAACCCTTGCGatcgaaataaataaataagagtcGTGCTAGCGTGCCGCCCAGCTTTGACCGCTGGGCGTGCCCACTAGCACAAagttgcttttttatttttatcttcttttcttttttacatttttttaatatttttaaatattttttaaaaataaaaaaaatacaccaatacactaaaaaacattttcttaatcattaagtaaaaaaaaattaaatacatgagcggtTAAAATGAGGGAGCAAACTCAGGCGGCATACTAACATCTTccaatatataaacaaaacagATGTGGTCATTGAATCCTAACTAAGAATCCTAATGAAAGAATACCACAAATGAAAATGAATccaaacaaaaagtaaacaaagatttaaaagaaaaatattggcACTTTGAAGACATACAAGATAACTTTGCATCCTCAACCCCCATTCCCAAGCTAAAAGCATGTTTGTTACTGAGAATTTTGTAAGTTCTTGAAAAAGATGTGTTttgtattgggttttgtgaAAGTGGGTAGAAACAATGAAAAGTTGTTTGTACAAAAACGTTTTGAGATATGCTTGTATTGAGGTTTGTGAAAGAGGATAGGTatatttgaaaagttgtttggATAAAGTTTTTGTAACAGgtgttatttttttagttttggtagAAGCTCtttttgtgtgtgtttgtttttaattttttttttttaggaaatagagcaaatgatttgatgaaaattttattactttatttttgAGAATAGGAGAAATTTTGCTATTTAAAAGATGTTTGGACTGAATGTGAAAActtctaaaaaatagaaactaaacaTAGCTTAAGGCTCCACCAACATTCATTTCTCGGCATGAATGTCAGCTCTCATGCCCATTAATTTCCTCAGCTTCCCCTGATCGTTGTAGCGGCTTgaattgaaacaaaattattCAACAGTCCAGAAAGTGCTATCCTTGTGCATTGACTATACATCCGAGTCGATCTCAATCCAAGTaggcttttgttttttctctccgGAAGATATTTCAACATACTTCTAAAGTACTGGCCGACTCCATTAATTCCATCAAAGTGTAACGc
This window harbors:
- the LOC121264155 gene encoding isocitrate dehydrogenase [NAD] catalytic subunit 5, mitochondrial-like translates to MASQLIKRVLGGRSRQILSSRANPEANALFMYRAFSSVSTLIRATLFPGDGIGPEIAESVKQIFKAADVPIEWEEHYVGDQIDPRTQSFLTWESLESVRRNGVGLKGPMATPIGKGHRSLNLTLRKELNLYANVRPCSSLPGYKTRYDDVNLITIRENTEGEYSGLEHQVVRGVVESLKIITRQASLRVAEYAFHYAKTHGRERVSAIHKANIMQKTDGLFLKCCREVAEKYPEIKYEEVVIDNCCMMLVKNPALFDVLVMPNLYGDIISDLCAGLVGGLGLTPSCNIGEGGIALAEAVHGSAPDIAGKNLANPTALLLSGVSMLHHLNLHDKADQIQNAILDTIAEGKYRTADLGGSSSTSDFTKAICDHL